The Granulicella sibirica genome has a segment encoding these proteins:
- a CDS encoding phage baseplate protein produces the protein MDRLPYERALAILESACPELSREQVRELSIGQRDGLLLALQASTFGPELTALSTCPRCRTAVEVAVEVAQLKQAATLSSLSGTESTAIIVRDGREFQVRRPNSSDLAAADGMEPEQAASKILARCVTSEGVRVDATKLSAETVEQLTEKMAALDPQAECVLEVACAACESSWLERLDIVAFLWSELDAWAKRTLREVHALASAYGWTETEVLSLSASRRQVYLAMVNT, from the coding sequence TTGGACCGCCTGCCATATGAGCGCGCGCTTGCGATCCTCGAAAGCGCCTGTCCGGAGCTTTCGCGGGAGCAGGTGCGTGAGCTCAGCATCGGACAGCGTGACGGACTGTTGCTTGCCCTGCAGGCATCGACGTTCGGGCCAGAGCTGACAGCGCTAAGCACTTGCCCGCGATGCCGGACGGCAGTTGAGGTAGCAGTCGAGGTGGCACAGTTGAAGCAAGCAGCGACACTGTCCTCCCTAAGCGGCACGGAAAGCACGGCGATCATAGTTAGAGATGGACGGGAATTTCAGGTGCGGCGACCAAACAGCTCGGACCTTGCAGCGGCGGATGGAATGGAGCCCGAACAGGCTGCTTCGAAGATCCTGGCCCGGTGCGTCACGTCGGAAGGTGTACGGGTGGATGCAACAAAACTATCCGCCGAGACTGTCGAGCAGCTTACGGAGAAGATGGCGGCGCTCGATCCGCAGGCGGAGTGTGTACTGGAAGTGGCTTGCGCCGCGTGCGAAAGCTCATGGCTGGAGCGGTTGGATATCGTGGCATTTCTATGGAGCGAGCTTGACGCGTGGGCAAAGCGGACGCTGCGTGAGGTTCATGCATTGGCAAGCGCGTATGGATGGACCGAGACCGAAGTGCTTTCCCTAAGCGCATCCCGGCGACAAGTCTACCTTGCGATGGTGAACACATGA
- a CDS encoding ATP-binding protein, producing the protein MTDASTWLDGNSKYLSAAVAWVRATLQDRVDRREAEAAPMQPTARQQTTSPQPTQPPSKLKTVERVVEAVVETAVVDAVERETFWKWKGFAPRTQPKPSTPILLGPGTPIPTPPAPAEPPPEPPPEPASAPPVSQSLEAAKAALDEAASAIHPPPALLILSQLLGLSPFERDILMLCVGFELDSEIAALCARCPPGSRQPTFALAFSLFQEASWDALSPEKPLRFWKLVEIIQNNGDALAASPLRLDERLLSYVKGLNTLDERLSPYLEALDTQSNGHPLPPSHSLIIDQILARLTQGESAAPMIQLLGNEGATKQSIAGEITRSMQLQLYKLQAALLPTHAADLELMGRLWHRERLLMPLALFVEAPAFGAEPQAGPSKALLGRFLDRVGGSVFLDTRESFPASTRPSHSVDVTRPTTAEQVNAWKDSLGEAAGDIPARLADQFNLDLPTLHTIAHESLTAADHADVPLADRLWTTCLLSCRPKLDGLAQRLEPKATWDDFVLPPHELNLLKQIAEQVANRATVYQTWGYSEKLSRGLGISALFAGDSGTGKSMAAEVIANHLKLNLYRIDLSAVVSKYIGETEKNLRQLFDNAEMGGTILFFDEADALFGKRSEVKDSHDRYSNIEVNYLLQRMEAYRGLAILATNSKSALDLAFFRRLRFVVNFPFPAATERKAIWQRAFTASVPKDDLDFDRLARLNIAGGHIHSIALNAAFLAAREKSKVTMPLILDAARTEFQKLERPINELDFRLPARSVSTTSTPEAAPKGATA; encoded by the coding sequence ATGACGGACGCCAGCACATGGCTCGATGGGAACTCGAAGTATCTGTCGGCAGCGGTAGCGTGGGTGCGCGCCACCTTGCAGGACCGCGTCGACAGGCGGGAGGCAGAGGCTGCCCCGATGCAACCAACGGCGCGACAGCAAACCACATCGCCGCAGCCTACTCAGCCACCAAGCAAGCTCAAGACCGTCGAGCGGGTGGTTGAAGCAGTAGTGGAGACGGCCGTCGTTGATGCCGTCGAGCGCGAGACCTTCTGGAAGTGGAAAGGATTCGCGCCGCGTACGCAGCCGAAGCCATCGACCCCGATTTTGCTTGGCCCCGGAACGCCAATTCCGACACCTCCCGCACCGGCCGAGCCACCACCAGAACCACCACCAGAACCTGCGTCGGCGCCGCCGGTATCTCAATCGCTGGAGGCCGCAAAGGCGGCCCTCGATGAAGCGGCTTCGGCGATCCATCCACCGCCGGCTTTGCTGATCCTGTCACAGCTTCTCGGACTCTCCCCGTTCGAGCGGGACATTCTGATGTTATGCGTGGGCTTCGAGCTGGATTCCGAAATCGCGGCGCTGTGCGCGCGGTGCCCGCCCGGCTCGCGGCAGCCGACATTCGCGCTCGCCTTCTCGTTGTTTCAAGAGGCATCCTGGGACGCGCTGTCGCCTGAAAAGCCGCTGCGTTTCTGGAAGCTGGTAGAGATTATCCAGAACAATGGCGACGCGTTGGCGGCGAGCCCATTGCGTTTGGACGAGCGGCTCTTGAGCTATGTAAAAGGGTTGAATACGCTGGATGAACGGCTGAGTCCGTACCTCGAGGCCCTTGACACCCAGTCGAATGGGCATCCACTTCCGCCCTCCCACTCGTTGATCATCGACCAGATTCTTGCCCGGTTGACGCAGGGCGAATCGGCCGCGCCGATGATCCAGTTGCTGGGCAACGAAGGGGCGACGAAACAATCGATAGCCGGCGAGATTACGCGGTCGATGCAATTGCAGCTCTACAAGCTACAGGCAGCGTTGCTGCCTACGCATGCGGCCGATCTTGAACTGATGGGACGGCTGTGGCATCGCGAAAGATTGCTGATGCCACTGGCCTTGTTTGTAGAGGCACCAGCGTTCGGAGCGGAGCCACAGGCCGGTCCGTCGAAAGCATTGCTGGGGAGGTTCCTCGATCGCGTCGGAGGCTCAGTATTCCTGGACACGCGCGAAAGCTTTCCGGCTTCGACGAGGCCATCGCACTCGGTTGATGTAACCCGTCCCACAACGGCAGAGCAGGTGAATGCGTGGAAGGATTCACTCGGCGAGGCGGCAGGAGACATTCCGGCGCGACTGGCAGACCAGTTCAACCTCGATCTGCCAACGCTTCACACGATTGCGCACGAGAGCCTGACCGCGGCAGACCACGCCGATGTCCCCTTGGCGGACCGTTTATGGACGACGTGCCTGCTCTCCTGTAGGCCAAAGTTGGATGGGCTGGCGCAACGGCTCGAGCCGAAGGCGACCTGGGATGACTTCGTTTTGCCGCCACATGAACTGAACCTGCTGAAGCAGATTGCCGAGCAGGTTGCGAACCGCGCAACCGTCTACCAGACGTGGGGCTACTCCGAAAAGCTCAGCCGCGGGCTGGGGATCAGCGCGCTCTTCGCCGGAGACAGCGGGACGGGCAAGTCGATGGCTGCCGAGGTGATCGCAAACCACCTGAAACTCAACCTCTATCGCATCGACCTCTCGGCAGTGGTAAGCAAGTATATCGGCGAAACCGAGAAGAACCTGCGGCAGCTCTTCGACAACGCGGAGATGGGCGGGACAATTCTTTTCTTCGACGAAGCCGACGCTCTGTTTGGCAAACGCAGCGAAGTGAAGGATAGCCACGACCGCTATTCGAATATCGAAGTGAATTATCTGCTCCAACGGATGGAGGCATATCGCGGACTGGCAATTCTCGCCACAAATAGCAAGAGCGCGCTCGACCTCGCGTTCTTTCGCCGGCTGCGCTTCGTTGTGAACTTCCCATTTCCGGCGGCAACGGAGCGCAAAGCCATCTGGCAGCGTGCATTCACGGCAAGTGTGCCGAAAGACGACCTCGACTTCGATCGTCTGGCCCGGCTCAACATCGCGGGAGGCCACATTCACAGCATCGCCCTGAATGCGGCATTTCTTGCCGCGAGGGAAAAATCGAAGGTGACAATGCCGCTGATTCTTGACGCGGCCAGAACGGAGTTTCAGAAGCTCGAGCGGCCAATCAACGAACTGGACTTCCGCCTACCGGCGCGATCTGTTTCGACGACATCAACTCCGGAAGCAGCTCCAAAGGGAGCCACCGCATGA
- a CDS encoding phage tail protein codes for MAQFTVNAQRFDPYKNFKFRVKWDGKYVAGISKVGTLKRTTEVVKHRDGGDPSSSRKSPGRTEYDAITLERGVTHDLEFEKWANKVWSVGAGLGSEVSLKDFRKDLTIEIYNEAGQLAIAYKIYRCWVSEFQAMPDLDSNANAIAIQHIKLENEGWERDQAVTEPTEPSFTIPAGA; via the coding sequence ATGGCACAGTTCACAGTCAATGCACAGCGCTTCGATCCGTACAAGAACTTCAAATTTCGGGTCAAGTGGGACGGCAAGTATGTCGCTGGCATCAGCAAGGTAGGTACGCTCAAGCGGACCACTGAAGTGGTGAAGCATCGCGACGGCGGCGATCCTTCGTCAAGCCGCAAGTCACCGGGCCGCACCGAGTACGACGCGATCACGCTGGAGCGCGGCGTGACCCACGATCTCGAGTTTGAGAAGTGGGCAAACAAGGTGTGGAGCGTTGGGGCGGGACTCGGTTCGGAGGTTTCGCTCAAAGACTTTCGCAAAGATCTCACGATCGAGATCTACAACGAAGCTGGGCAGCTTGCGATCGCGTACAAGATCTACCGGTGCTGGGTATCGGAGTTCCAGGCAATGCCCGACCTGGATTCGAATGCTAACGCAATTGCGATCCAGCATATCAAGCTCGAGAACGAGGGCTGGGAACGCGACCAGGCTGTGACCGAGCCGACTGAGCCATCCTTCACCATTCCAGCGGGGGCTTGA
- a CDS encoding LysM domain-containing protein, whose amino-acid sequence MNSNMPTDPVQALLAQTSLERNLFTPTSRYYGLPTTSMTAANGRTIIYLTRRFVPPADSFQLLQTATVTQGQRLDNIAAQYLGDPELFWQIADANSAMRPEDLLTTLGSKLRITLPQGITGSSL is encoded by the coding sequence ATGAACAGCAACATGCCGACCGATCCAGTACAGGCCCTCCTCGCGCAGACTTCGCTCGAGCGCAATCTCTTCACGCCAACCAGCCGTTACTACGGTCTGCCGACCACAAGCATGACCGCGGCGAATGGTCGCACAATAATCTATCTCACCCGGCGGTTCGTCCCTCCAGCAGATTCATTCCAGTTGCTGCAAACGGCAACAGTGACGCAGGGACAACGCCTGGACAACATCGCGGCGCAGTATCTCGGCGACCCGGAACTCTTCTGGCAAATTGCCGATGCGAACAGCGCGATGCGTCCCGAAGACCTGCTCACGACGCTGGGAAGCAAGCTGCGCATCACGCTGCCTCAAGGCATCACGGGAAGCTCATTATGA
- a CDS encoding DUF4255 domain-containing protein gives MSSAAAVAAATMTLQAILGGVTADPSLSDTMVTILPPDKARGNLNSNQLNLFLYQVLPDAAWRNMNVPSQVAPGESGIPPLALTLFYLLTAFGKDNDATTPNGHLLLGSAMSILHDHALLGPQEIQLATAASLPGNNLDTQADRVRITLQPLSIEEISKLWTGFATQYRLSVAYEVSVVLIDSTLPSRTPLPVLTRGPGDKGIASQTNLSSPYPALTTIGFAANQVVAQLGGTLTLMGSALDGTSIGVLFSHPLFANPIEVAPIAGSSSTQISVQIPSAPALWPAGYYTVGVMVQRPGESYRRSTNQLAFALAPKMTITPKTAPGPNITYTVTSSPQIWPTQRASLLLGSQEVLSEAHATQTATLTFNAAALPAGDLYARLRVDGVDSIYINRSTTPPAFDPTQKVTVS, from the coding sequence ATGAGCAGCGCGGCGGCAGTAGCCGCGGCGACGATGACGCTCCAGGCGATCCTTGGCGGCGTCACCGCGGATCCGAGCCTTTCAGACACGATGGTGACGATCCTGCCGCCGGACAAAGCTCGCGGAAACCTGAATTCGAACCAGTTGAATCTATTTCTGTACCAGGTCCTTCCGGACGCGGCGTGGCGCAACATGAACGTGCCTTCGCAGGTGGCACCAGGCGAGAGTGGAATTCCGCCGCTGGCGCTCACCCTCTTCTATCTACTAACAGCGTTCGGAAAAGACAACGATGCAACAACACCCAACGGCCATCTTCTGTTGGGAAGCGCGATGAGCATCCTGCATGACCACGCTCTGCTTGGCCCCCAGGAGATTCAGTTGGCGACGGCGGCTTCCCTGCCCGGCAACAATCTTGACACGCAGGCGGACCGAGTGCGCATCACGCTGCAGCCGCTTTCCATTGAAGAGATATCGAAGCTGTGGACCGGTTTCGCAACACAGTATCGCTTGTCAGTTGCCTACGAGGTGTCCGTAGTGTTGATCGACAGCACCCTGCCTTCGCGCACGCCGCTGCCAGTGCTCACGCGCGGACCGGGAGACAAAGGCATCGCTTCGCAGACCAATCTGTCTTCGCCATACCCTGCGCTGACTACGATTGGGTTCGCAGCGAATCAGGTGGTTGCACAACTCGGCGGCACGCTGACCTTGATGGGTTCGGCGCTCGACGGTACAAGCATCGGAGTGCTCTTTAGCCACCCACTCTTCGCGAACCCAATCGAGGTCGCGCCGATCGCAGGGTCATCGAGCACGCAGATATCGGTGCAAATACCATCCGCTCCCGCGCTGTGGCCGGCAGGATATTACACGGTGGGTGTAATGGTGCAGCGCCCGGGCGAGAGCTATCGGCGCTCGACGAACCAGCTCGCGTTTGCGCTGGCCCCGAAGATGACGATCACGCCGAAGACCGCGCCGGGACCAAATATCACCTACACGGTGACAAGTTCGCCACAGATATGGCCGACACAGCGGGCCTCTCTTCTGCTGGGTAGCCAGGAGGTCCTGTCCGAGGCGCATGCGACGCAGACGGCGACGCTGACCTTCAACGCGGCTGCACTTCCCGCCGGCGATCTCTACGCTCGTCTGCGGGTGGACGGCGTGGACAGCATTTACATCAATCGCTCGACAACGCCCCCGGCGTTCGATCCGACGCAGAAGGTGACGGTGTCATGA
- a CDS encoding DUF4157 domain-containing protein, which yields MSRQAAVSTRQGAAVKPTQSSGSLFSTGQSASRQISVQRQANGNAMHSDAAAAVRGTVAQPGRPLDAQTRSQMEPHLGYDLSSVRVHTDQDAASSARAVQAVAYTAGSHIAFDTGRYSPGTLSGQQLMAHELTHVVQQSQGPVAGNSIGDGVQVSHPSDSFEREARAVGDAATQERTGGNECKATRRPASLSSNGRAAEGMSVQRVEPNAAQIQSQTDSAATSASAAKTSAKAADASAAIAGVSALTTFYTGLKSANLAARSAEAAEDPPTAEPTSGGINVTDADIPEIKGLDLKEIGAPDKDVDSETDETGSEEETTQGKGKSAKKVTTKSSKSKVYKPADKPDFQKTYHLLNINQGKENSADFFVTIHANGSDIKDGGTEPGQATGYEGGSANSNASVTFKARAGAHDKEGNATARILLGGTNTPPRKSRRSGLVAGFEQFFGSGGPEVNKDYKVQRFGGAVRFSANEKVGPVVERINAGPDARGARTNKVAAGDAETPIVVISLNPDPSTAAATASKTPDAGKTATAAAPAAPATPDGKTA from the coding sequence ATGAGCAGACAAGCGGCAGTTTCGACGAGACAGGGCGCGGCGGTAAAGCCCACGCAGTCTTCCGGTAGCCTGTTCAGCACCGGCCAATCAGCGTCGCGACAAATAAGCGTGCAGCGGCAGGCCAACGGCAATGCAATGCATTCGGATGCGGCAGCGGCGGTGAGAGGAACGGTGGCCCAACCCGGACGGCCGCTCGATGCGCAGACGCGGTCGCAGATGGAGCCGCATCTCGGCTATGACCTCAGCAGCGTGCGCGTACATACGGACCAGGACGCGGCTTCCTCGGCAAGAGCGGTACAGGCAGTGGCCTATACCGCAGGCTCGCATATAGCGTTCGACACTGGCCGATATAGCCCGGGAACGCTCAGCGGACAGCAATTGATGGCGCATGAGCTGACCCACGTCGTGCAGCAATCGCAGGGCCCGGTCGCGGGAAATTCGATTGGAGATGGAGTGCAGGTGAGCCACCCGTCGGACTCGTTTGAGCGCGAGGCGCGTGCGGTTGGAGACGCAGCCACACAGGAACGGACGGGCGGGAATGAGTGCAAGGCAACACGGCGGCCCGCCTCGTTATCGTCGAATGGTCGGGCAGCAGAAGGGATGTCGGTCCAGAGGGTAGAGCCGAACGCTGCGCAGATTCAAAGCCAGACGGACTCGGCAGCGACGAGCGCGTCTGCGGCGAAGACGAGCGCGAAAGCGGCGGATGCAAGCGCAGCCATCGCCGGTGTCAGCGCACTTACAACTTTCTATACCGGTTTGAAATCTGCGAACCTGGCTGCCCGCTCCGCAGAGGCGGCGGAAGATCCGCCGACAGCGGAGCCAACGAGCGGCGGTATCAACGTGACTGATGCGGACATTCCGGAGATCAAAGGGCTGGATCTGAAAGAGATTGGCGCTCCGGATAAGGACGTCGATTCGGAGACCGACGAGACAGGAAGCGAAGAAGAAACGACCCAGGGAAAAGGGAAATCCGCAAAAAAAGTTACCACTAAATCTTCTAAGTCCAAAGTCTACAAACCAGCGGATAAACCTGACTTCCAGAAGACGTATCACCTTCTAAACATTAATCAGGGTAAAGAAAACTCAGCAGACTTCTTTGTAACGATTCATGCCAACGGCAGCGATATCAAAGACGGCGGAACCGAGCCGGGGCAAGCCACGGGATATGAGGGTGGGTCCGCCAACAGCAACGCATCAGTCACCTTCAAAGCAAGGGCCGGGGCGCACGATAAAGAAGGAAATGCCACCGCACGAATCCTGCTGGGCGGCACCAACACGCCCCCACGGAAGTCACGCAGATCAGGATTGGTTGCCGGCTTCGAACAGTTCTTCGGCAGTGGCGGGCCAGAGGTGAATAAAGACTACAAGGTGCAACGTTTCGGCGGAGCGGTTCGTTTCTCGGCGAATGAGAAAGTCGGCCCCGTGGTGGAGCGGATCAACGCAGGGCCGGACGCCCGAGGCGCGCGTACAAACAAGGTCGCGGCGGGCGACGCGGAGACGCCGATCGTCGTGATCAGCCTGAATCCCGACCCATCAACGGCGGCGGCGACAGCCAGTAAGACTCCTGATGCAGGCAAAACCGCCACAGCCGCAGCACCCGCTGCGCCAGCGACACCGGATGGTAAGACGGCATGA